Part of the Coccinella septempunctata chromosome 3, icCocSept1.1, whole genome shotgun sequence genome is shown below.
TTTCGATAAAAAGAAGGTACCTTTATTtagaagggttaagaggtaagcaaatttacgaagatatgctttatactcttggtgatcaatatccttcttatgcgaccgtgaaaaattggactgcaagcttcaaaagaggtcaattttccattgaagatgatgaccgatcgggaaggccagtttctgtgtcagtcccagaaaatatcgatgtattTCATGACAtgatcagaccgtcgaattgggataaaacggatatctgaagcactgaatattttatacgaaagtGTTCTACATTTAGTTCACGTCaagtgagaaaaattgctgcaaaatgaatccccaaatgtttgaatgttgaccaaaagcgtgcaagggtagaagcatcgcgttcgatctgtgctcgatttgaacacgatgtagactttttaagctgaattgttactatggatgagacttgggtacatttctacgatccagaaacaaaacaacaatcgatggaatggtgacactctggttctccaagacctaagaagtttcgtgtccaaaaatcggctggaaaagttcttgcttaattttttttggatttccTAATGGAAATCCAAAACTATTACTaatgtaatcatgattgattttttggataagggtagaacaataacctgagattactatttgacattaccgtcaactctacgggaaaaaattaaagaaagaagacgcggaaagctatccaaaggtgttttgtttttgcaggacaacgcctccgcacacaaatctcatgttgccatgcaaaaaattcgtgatttagggttcgaattactagaacaccccccttattcgccagatttgactccatccgactatcatctctttcctcaactgaaaaaagttcaaaaggtcgtaaattttcttccaacgaggaggtaataaaagctgtggaggtctggtttgcagagcaagaagtaacatttttttgaaaggtcgcTGTtttaaatgtattcaattaagaggagtatatgttgagtaataaaatattttgacattgaaattttgtttggttctatagtaggctaagaattttctaatatatcctcgtatctctTGTTTGACCAATCACAGCACTATAATTTTCGATTGTTAGTCCAATTATAGCCCGAAAAACTTAAAGAGGAAATTAGGGCATGGATTTCGAAAACCTGATGTCACTTTTTGAGAAAAAAGGAACACAGACAATAACAGGTAATTGCTAAATCTGAGTCGGTATTCTATTACTTCCTCTTAATTCGGAGAATATTTTGGGCCTGTCAAAGTAAATTATTAACTTCTTTATGCACTTTTCCATTCAATAGATACTCGTTTTTCCCGTAATaattaaaactcgtaacataAGTCTGTAAAACTTGATGAGTTATTTTCTAATATTTGTACGACGATAGTAGCAACCAGCTATCGTGCATAATATtccataatatttttatttggtgTCTGTATATAACGACAAGTAAGTCCTCTAACAATAATTATATGATAACGAATGGTATCTTGCAGTAATAAATATTAACTTGTAAAAATGAATATCCTgcatcaaattgaaaatattcaaaattataaGCTTAGAAACATTTACCTTCAATAATATTCTTCAATGTTATTCTATCTGTCGGACGTATCCTGTAATTTAAccgcaaaaattattttccaatcCTCTTCCATGAAATGACCGGTATTGCTGGAGAAATATAAGCTGCCCAAGCTGCAAAGAAGATACCTATAGGCTGAATATGAAGTTGTTCTTGTAATATTACCGCGAACTCAGGTATTAATATTACTTAATGACATTTACTCACATCCAGAAAGTCCGACTTTTACATTAATTTATGGTTTGAAGTCGCTGTTACGTaatacattgaaattttgttgaagtGAATTTATGAAATAACTGCATTCCTAACTGTCGCTTATGTATGCCATTTTGGTTCAATATTTCTTTCAGCACAGGCCTGTGCTAATAAAGTGATACACCATTTACGTCTGGCGATATATATTTCTAACTGTTCTCCAACCAGTTCAATCTATAAACATAATGCGAACACGTTACATAGAACATCTACCCAATTACTTCAGAATATCTTTGAGAAATTGCTAtgtcaatttattgaaaacgaTGCGACATCTAATACTAGAAGCGGAGTATCAGATTTATGGAATTGATAGGAGAATCAATTGAATATATCAATTGAATATAAACTAAATAAGCAattgttgtgaaattaccagaagaattatttttcatttcgcaATCTGTCGAAATTGCCTCATTTCAAAGAAAAACATATCCTCAAACTTAATTTGATGcatcaaaaaatgaaataacacaTAAATTGTTCCCTGTTCACTGATCCTTACGAAGTGAAACACACTTTATTCACATAAGAAatctatttttgatttttaaaaatttttaacaTTAAATTGAACCCATATGTGTACCTATAGAAGCCCTCTAATGGAGATAATTTTCTACAGTTCTCTATAGGTTCTCTAAttcattcttcaattaatcttCTACGTCTTCATGCACTACAGAGACATGGTAATTTACCTTTTCCCAGGTAAATTAAAAAGTCAGTTCTGAACTTCACACGACTGACTCTTCATTATTTTGTTTTCGGTATTCAAATTTTCTGTCGAGCTGCAGTTTGAGCCTGAGCGTTATCTTGGTGCAAAATGATTAATCCTTTTGGACGTTTCTCGTGAAACCTTTGAAGATCATCAGGCAAACAAATTGTACGATTTTGCATCTATCTTTCGGTGCTACAGTGAAAACATGCTTAGTTATTTCGAAAGAAAGTTTTACCATATTCTCATTGTTGCTTTTTTTCATGATCATGGTTCAATTAGATAATTCGCTGTTGAAACGATCTTGTATTAAGTCTTCACCATCTCGCAcggcaatttcatttcatttcgttTTTATGGAAAGTTATAAAAGCATAATGACAAACCTAAACGCGATATACAGGATGACCTAGGCTAAGCCGACATACGTTTATCACGATCGGTTTGTCAGGAAAAAATAAGATTAATTATTCCCACAATCATACGTCCTAACTTGATTCGTTTTTAAGATACCGGGTGCAAATGTAACAAGAAAGAAGAGATTTTAATGAATCGCTCATTTTGATTTCTTTAGATGAAACTTGGCATGTTTATTTAGGAAATCTTCAATACcggattatttttaatattctgtgTATCACATTTGTGTGGTGTCTCTCAAGTTAGTCCATTTGACATTAGGataaattattgtgatttactAATCCTTTTATGTGTCCATTCATGGTCTTCGATTAGGTAAGCAGTTTAATATGCATTGACAccctatatctcgaaaacgaagcaAGTTAGGACACATTATTCAACAAGCAAGCAAGAATTATATTTTCATACTTCTGAAGCTCTATACATTGGAAGTAATAATACTGGTCTAcgataaaaaactttttttttttgcaactgaAATACTTTACTCAAATTCGGGGGGAATGATTTCGCCATTTTCACTATTTTCCAGGGGATTAGTAAGAAAAGCCTTCCAATAGCGATCATTTTCTAAATGACATACAGAAAAATACCCAACATTAAAACACCGGGTGGTTTGAAACGAAAAGATAATCCAGAAACTGGAGATAGTACACGAAATTATATTTATAACTACTACGCCATACTTATGAAGAATATAATATGGTGATAGTAAACATTATTATTCCACGGAAGCCCACTTGTTATAAAAAACTCTCAATAAATAGAGGAAAATTGTCAAATGTAGCGAGAACGGATTGGAAATATGATTTTGAGCAAGACTTATATCTGCTTTTTGAGTATGTCTATTTAGATTTGTTCCATTTTCGAAGAAGAAGAATACGATGTATTTCATTCATGTAAAAAGCTATACACCTAAAACGACCTATGAGCAGTTATACATTCCGATTTCTCACCAGAAAACACCAGGCTCTCAATTTTCGTGTTGCTACTGTCAAAATTATCCTGTAATtatagaaatttttcaattttcgttaAAAAACTTTCATAACTATATCTCTTGAACTAGAAACATTTGTATGATGCTTGTTTACTTGAACCgtcatataaataattttccccagtttctctttttttcgaatcaccctatatctgcaataatttcaggtattacaaatgaaaatatgaattattataATAATCGAATAATTCCGTaggtgatgaaattttcagaaaaaatcattGTAATAATGAATAACTGAATTCTCCtgagatatgattttgaatatttcattttaggaAACTACTGAAATAAGCGATTTGAGCTTGTAAAGCAGGAAAAATTAAGCTATTAGAAATGATTTAAACTTATTTCTCGACAATCGTATTTGACTTGAAGAATAGAAGGAATCATTAAAATCAAAcaaatattaaataataaaatatattcaatataataACACTTTTTACCTTTCACATAGGAACAGACTTTTCTTCGAAAAATCTTAAATAGAATAGTACACATTTCCGCATATCGGCTAAAATTTAAACAGTCTCTTCTTTAATACACTTTCGAAGCAAAATGCCACTCTCGTcataaaaaaatcgaatataaaaataaatatatacactctgtaaaattttcataaataataataaggCACGTGAACAGGACGGTTTCTGTATTTACAGTCTTCAAGTTTAGTTAACTGAAACCCGACAAAAGGGGGTCGAATTGTCTCAAGTGGTGTGAAAAATCAGGCGATAAGGGAGAGGAAAAATCCACCGATGTGAGGGAGTCGTCTGGGAAGTCCAGCGTGAAGTCTGCGTGTGTCAATGAATGGTCTGAGAAATCACTGTCGAGAGGAAGCGATTCGCCATCGGATTCCAACCAGGAATAGTCCAAATCGCTGGAGCAAGGCAGGGAATCTGGATTGTCGGACTCTTGATTGAGAACGGAGCTAAGGGTTGAGATATATTTCATCGCCAAGCGAAGTGTCATGATTTTGGTCAGTTTCTCATTGGTCTGATGACTGACTGACATTTGCGGCACGACTTTCCTCAGCGTCTCGAAGGCCTGGTTGATTTCCCTCATTCTGCTCCGCTCTCTTGCATTAGCCGTTTTTCTGCGATATTTGCTGAGGGGTGCAGGTTTCTGTTTGGGCCTCGGAGTCTTAGATTTGCTCGATTTCGTGGGTATTGTAACGATTTCGTCGGAGTCCTCGTCAGTGTGTCTTTTCTTCGCCGATCTAGGCCTGAGGGAGTATTTTTCACCGCGCTCCGACTTTTTCTCACTCGAATCACTAGAATTGTTGTTCGAATCTGTCGTGAAGTCCGACAGGAGACCAAGTCTTTCGGATAACTGCTCGAACTCAATCATCGTCACTCGGGACTTTATTACGTGAGGAAACGGCACTATGGACGTGTCGTGCTTGGGATGCTGAACGCTGGACCGTTCGACGGACACTGTGGATCAGAGGTTTGTAGGTAGGGTTTATCTGTTCTCCCACTATCGCGGAGTTTTCCTCCGCATCTTCGTTATCCCACCGAGGTTCACCTATGTACGCGTGATTAACACTTGGGCCAGGTACCACCTATTCGAATTCGAAACTTCTTCACGGATAGATTTGGATTATTCTGTTGCCCATTGGGTATGGCCGGATTCGGTAATTCGGGAGGTCAGCTAACTCGTTCCGGGAGAAATGAAGAGTGATAAACCGTTCCGAAAGTTTTTAACGACGAATTCATAAATGATAGCAGAACGGCACCGGCAGGACAGCCCAGAAATTGTTTTTAGAAATAGCGTAAGGTTAACCTAATCGCTAATTCAATGTCTAATGACATAACGGCTTATATTTTCAAAGTGAACACAAATCCGATGCCATTTCGTCCGGAAAAACTGAAATGCATTTTAAATTTGTGATTCACTCATTTGTATTCAATTCGCTATCACTGTTCATAAACGATATCCTCGACATTTCGATTCGGTGTTGGCAGATAAtaagaacctttttttttctctgcagGAGGTTCTTGATAATCTGTATCTGTAATACCCTTTTTTCATGCGGCATACTTTCAAGGTAGTGAGCAGGGAAATATGTAGGGAAATAGCCAACTCGAGTGTTAAACAAGTCAGTTCCATTGCCAGTTCTTCTGTCACTGCTGCATGCTCCCTTCGGCAAAAATACTTTAGAGGGAAGTAATGGCAAGTTTTCATCCCCGCGAGATTCAAGAGCTTGATGTTTGATTTTCATGACCTTAGCCTTACATCTTTTTGCATCTGTCATACTCCTCTTCAATGGAACATTCACTTAGCccagatatcgaaaggattaaaCTCTTTTGGAGCCCTTTTCCGGTTTTCGGGGTGGTGGTCTGGTCCGGGCTGCTCCACGGCTTTCAGATGTTGATCGGGTTCTGTTTCCTTCTCGTCTCCATGGTGTCCGTTATATTCCTGATCTCCCCGCCCTTCCTGTCGAAGTGAATATTGTATTATTTTTATCATTAACGATCATTAAATTGAATTCAGTGTTGCTCACAGGATAGTAGGAATGTGGATGGTCAAAAAACTAATGCCGACGTtgagaacagctctgttaggggacgcaatagaccttaaggtcgcagtgaactgtaaccccttctcactataaagatttgattactgatccttcaaaaaaagttcttggctttgatcttccaagaaaaatttggtgtacagggtgggcaaaattcgttgtctactgaagggatctcgagaactatagcagctagaagaaaacggacgacacattctcgagctcttttttcttgactaatccaaaactgaaaacagatccagcctaacgttcatagattttgagttatggacgaaaattgagaaattgtcatttccaatgaagctgaataactcgtttatttgaactcgtattcgaaatccgttgttacattctacaggcacttttttatgaggaattcgaatatgatattgcaaaattttttgatccagtcattttctagatacgacagggatttctgatttttcaaatgtaaactatagttgaaagtcctttcattctgctgcaatttttttgctgatttcaaaaatgtatcatatgtcactattcacatgaatataacataagaaaaaaattcaatactttttcctgcttttcgattcactgttgaatttttagtaggctagcgTAGCCATAGCGTCCGGTGAAAATGCATTATGttttgtgaactccacataatcctatgtgaactcatccttgtgtgataggaatcacagaatgtcgaataattatttcttttatatatcgagatcgatatcctttaaaagagagtaaaagactttcgtctgataattaaagaagaaaatttattcaattatcgtttttcaattcatgaaagaaacttaaagagtcagtaatataaatgaaatacgaaagctatctataattatgatttttacaagagtaagatgatgaaaaataggtacgtctgtccacggtagtattcgaattgagtaccatcgtaagataagcatgccaaacatcgcgagaacaaacgatggcaaattaatcatcgaaatatttattcagcaatccgtgattccaatcatagaggctcaggttcacaaaatataatgcatattcaacggttgctatggttacgccagcctactaaaaattcaacagcgaatcgaaaagcaggaaaaagtattgaactttttttcttatgttatattcatgtgaatagcgacatatgatacatttttgaaatcagcaaaaaaattgcagcagaatgagataactttcaactatagtttacatttgaaaaatcggaaatccctgtcgtatctcgaaaatgactggatggaaaaatttaatgatatcatattcgaattcttcataaaaaagtgcctgtagaatgtaacaacggatttcgaatacgagttcaaataaacgagttattcagcttcattggaaatgacaatttctcaattttcgtccataactcaaaatctatgaacgttaggctggatctgttttcagttttggattagtcaaaaaaaaaagagctcgagaatgtgtcgtccgttttcttctagctgctatagttctcgagatcccctcagtagacaacgaattttgcccaccctgtacactaaatcgactgaggactggccatggtcggtgtaatagcatgctctctaggtggaatgctgttgatagtccaagatgtgagtgtggtgcagaagaagaaactatagaacacttggtgaagagttgtagaatatatcattttcagggtggtttcgaaggtattcattcggtgaccgattcttttttgagatgggttacaaatttcaaaattatttaaagagtaatataaaattcaatacaaccttctcgttttttttctttctttttgttttcagattattcttcgtcaaccatcatagtagaaagaatgggaggaagtttttggattttgtcatatgaagaagatgtccttcaatataaaaatttcagcttattctttacacaaatacatcatcattacacttatacgggtaaacagagagttttttctgaggtttttatatctgttttttcatgtatcatacgaagatatgtatggtaccccgttgacatttttcctctgcttacactgagatctggaacgagaaacaggttttcaggatctgtctcttgttgccatttctttacacccgctccattgtttttcagattgtaaaagtttgtaacactctttttcaaaagaatatatatatatactatagTGGGtagcccaccccagacgcggcgctcattttgaggtaGTAAAtaaggatattttgaaaatattttcttgtggtatgtgtagggtgttcaaaagcacaattttgAATTATGGTCATATATGCAAggtcttcgaaaacaaagatatagaccaaagttacactgtttcaaatgtaacactctgtatttgaactcaaaaatggaatggcacgctcaaattatgatgattttcttcagatcactttaacCCTTAGAAGAACCATTTACGAAATAATGGCGAAAATagtttactagttttgaataaaaaatcgaaaattgctcagaaactatcaggtttagatgtaggaaaattttatgaagataatttcgaaattatttttcacatcaacgaaatatagaaataccgggtgtgccatttgaaataagaaagttttcgacgattttttgtagttgatgtttgagaattacttatgatcactctgtatattccagagttgataTATTCTTATATGTGTTgaagtagccaacttgtctactcgaaaaaattatatctgtATCGCTggctagtttcttcattaattgccatttgaaaaaactctatattttcgatttttcgccattaaaTCGTTACCCACATAGCATGGgatatttgtcaaatatttatgaaatatttgtacgcaaggttttgaatatttaagaaatctttcgttgaaatattcatgaaataaagttatgtccgactttttctcacattgaaatatttcatgaaatatttcatatagatttttgaaatattttctacaacgTCATGTGAAATCTCTTCTAAAGATCATAGTTATATTACATGGAATATTTACGCAAGATTTCttctaattgaagaaaatttttcctgaaatcttcagaagaggttttcgaaatcttccaacgagggggtCTGAAATGTTACGAAATATATTTCTGCGATGTTTGTGTAAAGTTGCTGGAAtctttctagaaatatttttggaagttttatatgcaataataggaaatatttccataaaaatttaggaaatttttttaattatattccAGCGTTATCTGACTTTAAAGATTTCTgcaatatgcaaaaaaatatcttgcgaagTCTCTGAACAATATTTCGCCAGGGTAGCTGAATAACTTCATAAAATACATGTTCCTGAAGAATTGAGCAATACTTTGAACATATATCTTCAAAgtaataccaaatttttgagGATTTGTATTTCATAAAGTCCCTTGCTGAATATTGTTCAAAGAtctcgcaagatattttttgaggaacattatatttatatgtataaggttttcctgaaagagtataacaaggttatatttgtattgaatagatcaaaatcagttaaaaaaatttattcattgttCATTAACTAcattaaaatatgtatcaatATACACGAATTCTTTATCTTCGTCATCAGGATCTGCAGATAATTGAAACGGATATTGTCGTTGGCTACTGGCAATcctggaataaatatatttttagatttttcagaaacagaaagttccattttttgtgaatttaggGTCATGAAAGTTCTTCTATGAATAATTGGGGTAATTATGgcaaaattggaggaaaagtAATTAATATGTACTTTTCAGAAAATTGATTGAGCAGCAGTAAATACGGAGTCTTTATGAAAGATTGTTGCATAGCATTTGGCTTCGAATGATGCTCCTTACTAAAgggttttgaactgaataacatcatagaatttcgaaattgacgCCAACTGgtgtaaaaattatttataaacaaCCTGTCAGTACTAGATGATACTACATTGGtggtatggaatatttataGTACTGAAAAGATGACTGAAATGTTTTCTTCAACTTGTCAAATTCCTGATCGGTGTGATTTTGgtattagaacaaatagatgTTAACAGAAGATTTCATAGTGCAAGTGTGTAACTTTGAACAAATTCAGTAAATCGAAGGCAGTTTTTGTTGTTGTAAATATGCCAGAACAGAGCGATCGGTAGTTTAAGTTGCgctatttttcattcagaaaaatgttgtaGAGCGTGACCTTAATTTCAGACATGACGTCagtgatgattttttcaaaggacaattctaatttttttatgatttctcttATGTTACACATACGCACACAAATATaaagtttttatttcatattctttTGTTCGATTTTTCAACAAACGTCGTGACCCACAGAACGACAAACTAATGAATATCCTCGTTAATCTTCGCTGCTACtctcaactttttatttgacagaAAACGATTATCAAGAACCTCGTgtcattcaatttttgaaataaccgagttattttttctagttgaatcagattccctcgttttcgaattattcgatgtttgttgaatatctttcCAACGACAAGAAATAAGACTTTAATATTTGGTACATACTCAAGTGTAACTTGATAAAACATTCAGAAATGGAGAGGATAACAACTATGTGAAAAATGTACATTGATTTCGGAAATCAAGATGATTTCGATCTTCAAAAGTACATCGATTTCGAAAGTGGTTACCCCctcggaaaaaattgaaaaaatttcgataaatgtatcaaattacagTATAATATTCCTTCACTCAAGAAAGCCCCATTTAAAAATACTAATCAACCTGTGCTAGTATATTTAGAAAAAAACTGCCCTTTTCACAGAATTTGTTTGAAGTTAAATTCTCACACTCTATAAAGTGAAGTCATTATTTAAAGAACAATAAAAGCCCTAAAAAATTCACTTCACGAGAACAATTTTAGAGCAGATTCTATTTCGACAgcacaaaattcattctattctgagggtgaactgaagaaaagcaaaaaatctcaggatatgaaaaaattataaaactcactttttattCCGTCCACCATCTGAAGTCATCAAACCATATCCGTATGGGTAACACTTTGTATTATTTCGGCATCTGtcgcttcttcatattttgtccttTCACCAAAAGCTACTGCAAAACATTCACAGTATGAAGTATGATACAACTTTAATCAAAAGTTTACTTTAGCGCCCACCTTGGATTTTTGTcttcaatttcaatgaattcgaatgttagCCTTAAGATAA
Proteins encoded:
- the LOC123309357 gene encoding helix-loop-helix protein delilah-like, which encodes MIEFEQLSERLGLLSDFTTDSNNNSSDSSEKKSERGEKYSLRPRSAKKRHTDEDSDEIVTIPTKSSKSKTPRPKQKPAPLSKYRRKTANARERSRMREINQAFETLRKVVPQMSVSHQTNEKLTKIMTLRLAMKYISTLSSVLNQESDNPDSLPCSSDLDYSWLESDGESLPLDSDFSDHSLTHADFTLDFPDDSLTSVDFSSPLSPDFSHHLRQFDPLLSGFS